GCCCTGCACCTGGCCGCGCTCGGCTGGGAGGTGGACCACCTGTTCGGCGAGCTGTGGTCGACCGGCAAGGCCGAGGCGCTGAAGGCGCACGGCGCCGCCGCGTACGTGGGCGACCACGTGGGCGACGTGCGCGGCGCGAAGGCCGCCGGGGCGGTGGCGGTGGGCGTGGTCAGCGGGCCGTGCGACGCGGACGAGCTGGCGGCCGAGGGCGCGGACGTCGTGCTGCCCGACCTGACCGCGTTCCCCGGGTGGCTGCGCGCGAACGCGGACCGGCTCAGCGCCGCCGGGGGCGCCGGGAGTCCCGGACCGCGCTGACCACGCCGAGCGCGAGACCGGCGGGGGCCAGCAGCCACCCGGCGGCGAACACCCAGCCGGGCAGGCCCCGTTCGCCCACGACGAACATGGCGACGATGGCCACGACACCCAGCGCGAACAGGGCCACGGCCAGCGGCATCAGCTTCGAGGACGACATGCCGCGAGCGTAGTCCCGCTATCGGAGGTGCCCCGGGGGTGGTGTTCTGGCTAGTCTGGTGGGACGCGCCCTGGGCACGCCCCGGGCGCGTTCGTCGTGTGGATGACCCAGGGATTGGTGAGCGCGGTGCCGACCGGCAAGGTCAAGTGGTACGACTCGGAGAAGGGTTTCGGCTTCGTCACCCAGGACGGTGGCGAGGACGTCTACGTGCGGAAATCCGCGCTTCCCCCCGGTGTCGAGGGCCTGAAGGCCGGTCAGCGCATCGAGTTCGGCATGGCCGAGGGCAGGCGCGGTCCGCAGGCGCTGTCGGTGCGGCTGATCGACCCGGCGCCGTCGGTGGCCGAGGCGCGGCGCAGGCCGGCGGAGGAGCTGCACGGCCTGATCGAGGACATGATCAAGCTGCTGGAGCTGAAGGTGCAGCCCGAGCTGCGCCGCGGCCGGTACCCGGACCGGAAGAACACCAAGCTGATCGCCGAGGTGGTCCGGGCCGTGGCGCGGGAGCTCGACCCGTAAACCCGGGTTCGCGAGCCCGGACCGCGAGCCCGCGGGCGCTCGCACCGGCGAGTCCGGGTCGACGAGCCCCGCGGTCGACGGGCCGTGACCGGTGAACCCCGGCCCGCGGGCCGCCAGCCCTCGACGGTCAGCCCTCGACGGTCAGCACCCAGACCCGGCGGGCGACGAAGTCGAACGCGCCGGTGGTGCTGGTCTGGATGCGCCTGCTCAGCTGCTGGACCTCGACGCCGATCAGCCGGTCGCCGGGGTTCGGCAGCGTCAGCGTGTAGGCGTGCTTGGGGGCGCTGACGGTGAACACCGCGCTGCGGCCCGGCTCCTGCTCGACGCCCGCGGCGTCGCGGTACCGGAAGTTGACGCCCCACGCGGTGTCCGCGACCTCGCCCGGCACGGAGATCTGCACCGGCAGGCCCGGCCGCACCCGCAGCCTGCCCTCGGCGGCGGGGTCGCGCCGGCAGTTCTCCGCGTCGATGTCGCAGTCGTCGAGCGGCGCGACGGCGACCGCCTCGCCGTCGGCGTAGAACGTCACCTCGGGCGGTGTCGGCGCGGCGCAGGCCGTCGCCGCGAGCAGCAGGACCGGGAGGAGCGGGACTCGGCGCACGGCCGTCGAGCCTACGGGTGCCCCCTACGAGGCGACCGGGGTGGGCCGCAGCGGGCGGTCGCCGCCCAGGCCGGGGATCAGGGTGCCGCCCCGCCGCGTCTGGACGGTCTGCGCGAGGCCCACCGCGAGCAGCGCCGACAGCACGGTGAACCCGATCCAGTACTCGGTGGGCAGCAGCACGCCCAGCGCGCCGCCGAACACCCAGCCCAGCTGGAGGATCGTCTCGGACCGGCCGAACGCCGAGGCGCGCGACGAGTCGGGCACGTCGTCCTGGATCACCGCGTCCAGCGAGATCTTGGCCAGCGAGCTGGCCGTGGCGCCGACCAGGCCGACGGCCGCCGCGGTGGCCAGGCCGGGCAGCACCGCGGCCACCACCGAGGTCGCCAGCGCGGCGGCCAGGCAGCCGATCACCACCCGGTCGGGCGAGCCGAAGTGCAGCCGCGCGCCCACCGCGTTGCCCAGGAAGCTGCCGACGCCGGCGGCCGCCGCGATCACGCCCAGCAGCAGCACCTGCCCGAACGCGTCGCCCTCGGTCTGGGCGCGCACCACGAACGCGGCGAACAGCATCAGGAACCCGGTCAGCATCCGGATCGCGCCGTTGCCCCACAGCGCCACCACGACCGTGCGGCCCAGCGGCTGCCGCCGCGCCTTGCGGGGCGGCCCGGCCCGCAGGGACGCGGGCACCTCGCCCTCGGTGACCTCCACCCACGCCGGGATGCGCAGGCAGGAGTACGCGTTCACGGCCGACAGCACGGCGGTGAACCACAGGGCGCCCGGCGAGCCGAACACGTTGGCGAACCCGGCCGCGAACGCGCCGAACACGCCGCCCGCGGCCAGCCCGAACACCGTCATCCGGGCGTTGGTCTTGGCCAGCGTGATCTCGCGCGGCAGCACGCGCGGCGTGATCGCGGCCTTGAGCACGGTGAACGACTTCGACAGCACCATGCTGCCCAGCGCCGCCGGGTACAGGGCCCAGTTGTCGAAGTTCAGCGCCATCACGGCCGACAGCAGCACGCGCAGCGCGCAGGAGGCGGCCAGCGCCCACCGCCGGCCGTGCTGGATGCGGTCCAGCGCCGGGCCGATGACCGGGGCGACCAGCGCGAACGGGGCCACGGTGATCAGCAGGTACAGCGCGACCCGGCCGCGGCTCTCGCCGGTCGCGGCGGAGAAGAACAGGGTGTTGGCCAGGGCGACCGCCATGGCCGCGTCGGCCGCGTAGTTCAGCATCACCGCGTAGGTCAGCGAGGACAGGCCGGACTGCTTGGCGCCGTCGGCGTGCGCGGCGCGGCGGAACAGGGCCACGGCCCGCCCGGTGAGCTGGCGGGTGCGGAACCAGGCGACGCGGGTGACGGTGAGCTTCTTCGGCGGGGCCGGCGCGGTGGGCCGGTCGTCCGGTGGCGGGGCGAAGCGGGCGGACGCCTCGGTGCGCCGGTCGCGGGTGTCGCGGGGTTCACGCGGGTCGTGCGCGTCACGCGGGTCGTAGGGCGTGGTGCGCGGGCCGCGGGGTTCACGCGGGTCGTAAGGCGTGGTGCGGGGTTCGCGCGGGTCGCGGGGCGTGGTGCGCGGGCCGCCCCGGGAACCGCGGCTCTCGCGGGTTCCACGGCTGTCGCGGGGTTCGTCGTACCAGGACTCGGCGCCGCGCGGCGGTCTGGCCCGGGGCGCGTCGTCGGGCACGGGGTGGGGGCGGGTGCCGCCCGGCCCGCGCCCGCCCGTCCCGGGCGAGGTCCCGGCCCACCCCTCGTCGCGCGGGTCGGGCCCCGGCGCGGGGTGCGGCCGGGTGCGCGGCTCGTAC
This portion of the Saccharothrix syringae genome encodes:
- a CDS encoding cold-shock protein, giving the protein MPTGKVKWYDSEKGFGFVTQDGGEDVYVRKSALPPGVEGLKAGQRIEFGMAEGRRGPQALSVRLIDPAPSVAEARRRPAEELHGLIEDMIKLLELKVQPELRRGRYPDRKNTKLIAEVVRAVARELDP
- a CDS encoding DUF2771 family protein, with the protein product MRRVPLLPVLLLAATACAAPTPPEVTFYADGEAVAVAPLDDCDIDAENCRRDPAAEGRLRVRPGLPVQISVPGEVADTAWGVNFRYRDAAGVEQEPGRSAVFTVSAPKHAYTLTLPNPGDRLIGVEVQQLSRRIQTSTTGAFDFVARRVWVLTVEG
- a CDS encoding MFS transporter — its product is MTPPRPEDPSRRYPWEDDEYEPRTRPHPAPGPDPRDEGWAGTSPGTGGRGPGGTRPHPVPDDAPRARPPRGAESWYDEPRDSRGTRESRGSRGGPRTTPRDPREPRTTPYDPREPRGPRTTPYDPRDAHDPREPRDTRDRRTEASARFAPPPDDRPTAPAPPKKLTVTRVAWFRTRQLTGRAVALFRRAAHADGAKQSGLSSLTYAVMLNYAADAAMAVALANTLFFSAATGESRGRVALYLLITVAPFALVAPVIGPALDRIQHGRRWALAASCALRVLLSAVMALNFDNWALYPAALGSMVLSKSFTVLKAAITPRVLPREITLAKTNARMTVFGLAAGGVFGAFAAGFANVFGSPGALWFTAVLSAVNAYSCLRIPAWVEVTEGEVPASLRAGPPRKARRQPLGRTVVVALWGNGAIRMLTGFLMLFAAFVVRAQTEGDAFGQVLLLGVIAAAAGVGSFLGNAVGARLHFGSPDRVVIGCLAAALATSVVAAVLPGLATAAAVGLVGATASSLAKISLDAVIQDDVPDSSRASAFGRSETILQLGWVFGGALGVLLPTEYWIGFTVLSALLAVGLAQTVQTRRGGTLIPGLGGDRPLRPTPVAS